In the genome of Drosophila yakuba strain Tai18E2 chromosome 3R, Prin_Dyak_Tai18E2_2.1, whole genome shotgun sequence, one region contains:
- the LOC26534944 gene encoding uncharacterized protein LOC26534944 encodes MAGKILIMIIITYLIPNIQCLPNKRLCGCLFSDQDGMKADCENRHDIDFKCLSRQPIKSLDLSHNGFLKWPEKLISRIWENILYLDLSFNNISYLSRCIYNAMPLLISVNLTYNSIKKMSCDACVTPFIDLDHNNLTDWQNYCSTCNSNITKRLNEQSNLVELESSDCILNASDEPKPVTSQDQKKTDQKNIKQIFSIGIIFLILFVIGNLMIMNNKLMPSYVRRRVEYRN; translated from the exons ATGGCCGGAAAG attttaattATGATCATCATTACTTATCTGATACCTAACATACAATGCTTACCAAACAAGCGGCTTTGTGGCTGCCTGTTTTCTGATCAGGATGGAATGAAAGCAGACTGTGAAAATAGACATGACATTGATTTCAAGTGTCTGTCTCGGCAGCCTATTAAGTCCTTGGATCTATCACACAATGGATTTCTGAAATGGCCAGAGAAATTGATTTCACGTATATGGGAGAACATTCTCTACCTGGATCTCTCATTCAACAACATTTCATACTTGTCTAGATGCATATACAATGCAATGCCACTTTTGATAAGTGTGAATCTTACCTATAACAGCATCAAAAAAATGTCCTGTGACGCATGCGTTACACCTTTCATCGATTTGGATCACAACAACCTGACGGATTGGCAAAATTATTGCAGTACTTGCAATTCGAACATCACAAAACGATTAAATGAACAG TCGAATTTGGTCGAACTGGAGTCCAGTGATTGCATTTTGAATGCTTCCGATGAACCGAAACCAGTGACGTCGCAGGACCAGAAGAAAACTGACCAAAagaacataaaacaaattttttcgATCggtattatttttcttattctATTCGTTATTGGAAACCTTATGATCATGAATAATAAACTCATGCCATCATATGTAAGGCGTCGTGTAGAATATAGAAAT TAA
- the LOC6536453 gene encoding uncharacterized protein LOC6536453 → MLRHKRNCHAIQTPSDAEHVKLKPHFHPPQWLLYRVTFSLELYHKNIIKKLPSLGQFHVYRLTKNVCQT, encoded by the coding sequence ATGCTTAGGCACAAACGCAACTGCCACGCCATTCAGACGCCCAGCGACGCCGAGCATGTGAAGTTAAAGCCGCATTTCCATCCGCCCCAGTGGCTCCTGTACCGCGTCACCTTCTCTCTGGAGCTGTATCACAAGAATATCATCAAGAAACTGCCCAGTCTTGGCCAATTTCACGTTTACCGGCTGACCAAGAACGTCTGCCAGACTTAA